The following coding sequences lie in one Cryptococcus neoformans var. neoformans B-3501A chromosome 14, whole genome shotgun sequence genomic window:
- a CDS encoding hypothetical protein (Match to ESTs gb|CF183001.1|CF183001, gb|CF183000.1|CF183000): MVQDTNKDQFFPDSPLEDYEFPPSYDSSLATGAGPSQPVGSTGEAQERTIPEHIRFLFAGPTNAEPLLGSGAHDLSVRERVKRVEWVKKGNQIQSTDPKLSDPDLLYDWLRLKAMEPPKVTIQCYGSHMETCEQDTIVMENGTHQTLKRGETQTIVDFDFTIDLSEIVNHPDNISNIHLYTALPWDITHRGTHRPSYSASYRPPKHYHGPLDSVYADEHELYESLLTSSDGFNTTLPGLPPKSGEQRKDRKWKEYRRQKGIPGWVKKEDVPEFEQGKGKGKNKKNRKEDKRRDSEGGSVALDDQDSDVDVEQARNEGIDNVKPNLRAWCQAYCDDRGLLKEFVMKKELCGWDFDGLKSAINGAILSTGYQSPYVSVNISIDNVAVVVRPDNLLSRALSNSWIYFLSWLFMIYPFIWIWKHFHSLGGAPWDVAFASYALKFYPPLPSTFPSESISSASDRLPSLPKLHPELPPSPQLQYGHKGVHYLVGRKEGEWFREWEERIRMGVRMRYKGELQGGTVEENRVDLDGY; this comes from the exons ATGGTACAAGATACCAATAAGGATCAGTTCTTCCCAGACTCGCCGCTCGAGGACTACGAATTTCCGCCATCTTACGACTCATCCTTGGCTACTGGCGCTGGCCCTTCTCAGCCCGTCGGCAGTACTGGCGAGGCACAAGAAAGGACTATCCCAGAGCACATTCGATTCCTCTTCGCAGGACCTACCAATGCTGAGCCTCTCCTAGGCTCCGGGGCACATGATCTGTCTGTGAGAGAGAGAGTGAAGAGGGTTGAATGGGTTAAGAAGGGCAATCAGATCCAGAGTACGGATCCCAAACTTTCAGATC CCGATCTACTATATGACTGGCTGAGACTCAAGGCTATGGAGCCACCAAAGGTGACCATCCAGTGCTACGGTTCTCATATGGAGACTTGCGAGCAGGATACGATCGTTATGGAGAATGGAACTCATCAGACATTGAAGCGTGGAGAAACACAAACTATCGTCGATTTTGACTTTACC ATCGACTTGTCTGAAATTGTCAACCACCCAGACAACATTTCCAACATCCATTTGTATACTGCTCTCCCATGGGACATCACCCATCGTGGTACTCATCGTCCATCATATTCTGCCTCTTATCGCCCACCCAAACATTATCATGGACCTCTTGACAGTGTCTACGCTGATGAACATGAGTTGTATGAATCTCTTCTCACATCATCGGACGGCTTCAACACCACTCTGCCTGGTCTGCCCCCCAAGTCAGGGgagcagaggaaggataGAAAGTGGAAAGAGTACAGACGCCAGAAGGGTATACCGGgatgggtgaagaaggaggatgtgcCGGAGTTTGAGCAagggaagggcaagggcaagaatAAGAAGAATAGGAAGGAGGATAAAAGGCGGGACTCGGAAGGCGGGAGTGTCGCTTTGGACGACCAGGACTCCGACGTCGATGTCGAACAAGCCAGAAATGAAGGCATCGACAATGTAAAGCCCAATCTTAGGGCATGGTGCCAGGCATATTGTGACGATCGCGGCCTCTTGAAAGAATTTGTTATGAAGAAAGAGCTTTGTGGATGGGACTTTGATGGCTTAAAGTCGG CGATAAATGGTGCCATTCTCTCAACAGGTTATCAATCTCCCTACGTCTCGGTGAACATCAGTATCGACAATGTTGCCGTTGTTGTTCGTCCCGATAACCTCTTGAGTCGAGCTCTTTCCAAC TCATGGATCTACTTTTTAAGCTGGTTGTTCATGATCTACCCATTCATCTGGATCTGGAAACATTTCCATAGCTTGGGCGGAGCACCCTGGGATGTGGCTTTTGCCTCCT ATGCCTTGAAGTTTtatccacctcttccatctaCATTCCCATCCGAatccatctcatccgcCTCTGACCGTCTCCCAAGTCTTCCGAAACTTCATCCCGAACTTCCTCCCTCACCTCAACTGCAATATGGCCACAAGGGCGTACATTATCTAgtaggaaggaaagaaggtgaatGGTTTagggaatgggaagagaggattAGGATGGGAGTTAGGATGAGGTACAAGGGAGAGCTGCAAGGTGGTACTGTGGAAGAAAATAGAGTTGATTTGGATGGGTACTAA
- a CDS encoding hypothetical protein (HMMPfam hit to RasGEF, RasGEF domain, score: 212.0, E(): 1.1e-60; HMMPfam hit to RasGEF_N, Guanine nucleotide exchange factor for Ras-like GTPases; N-terminal motif, score: 63.2, E(): 7.1e-16; HMMPfam hit to SH3, SH3 domain, score: 87.9, E(): 2.6e-23), whose amino-acid sequence MADQENVEPESFFLVRAKFDFTATDGSALSFNEGDIILVFSRLESGWWDGMLDGRRGWFPSNYVEEVNENEVTVTKGDHAQEPGSEDNMLNVDDVLKGDWGGDWGGVGLDQLAREMMEGNEEPDDGLGFMVEAQRRKAQLSNDMTDEFGLTTKTATKADLQHDTLKAHRMSFPEVPKDAEEGGDAWIPSITPDGQVYYHNTLTGEDSWQLPSDTPFDPSDPYSRSDDQFFSSITSSTPRTLGDNNNFLAPSRTHSDIPYPWIIKLSDDGREWFYHNRLTGQTQRERPAGGDAESMVDIGLGMTRLSISSRPPTIRQSILLRRKAIEELESKMADSLRLLTTPTPLPTMGLLLEIVNEALREILEAIVAGSAAEEEMSRAADLSSESGMAAALLREEGAIEALQAAYHATLASIRDLLQSFGYIGPGESMEDLPRPRWVGDMTLIGSIGVLSSVIHAAVNSKRPSGTGLSIWSEVLRSATKLKDVVNNFPSLYFTGDTYISTDQREEKVGKRVIGWLGYDSLTLGEPMGGKWGFGKTGQNYKMLDQSMVVECQRVQEEYDDTLRALETSPDLTEGVVEVLRVANKFTKVVTGIDIASKVDLDGNMGNISVAGSRTRENDLQEYAQLVEQAKLNLADLDITFQSINEISISILNALSTGRNPSDDLDQLTVRLNTAFRSLSTLLIISREQQSANEQGLIHGQIGVHSPKFNPPKQPSTSSQTHTRSGSITSTASRASLLSDLVRRKVKGLAEDFTNAEDASEARDRPGEMFSPSASASQSQTSLHNVRRASASNSSTSLTYQPADSDGAQSQKANNRSSLLKAFRRHRPGSDTYDNQGGSSRKGTSKKLAKLLGEDMSQISVVSVPPPHPHPHPHHIQQQQMHRPPPAQPETPWYMMDDYVAGEIIFDEKGAVKAGTLRALIVRLTSHTIADTPFFQAFLLTFRSFTNPAELFNHLQDRYYLPPPPELNREQYEEWRNKKKWYIQLRVVNALRQWLEKHFIRATDDAVLSKVEELALRMPEEDGKAELMSKQLLQLVAKRRQSEPEQINSGTSGSLLSPPASLLPRVSGRALRLTDIAPLELARQLTILEFTLYQRIKPTECLQKIYADEVQGQLLAPNVRKVILTANILAGWIALVILQHKDAKLRAQVYKHWLQTAVECRNLNNFSSVAAIIAGLNSSPVSRLRRTRELLSAKTLAIKEDLDKAMDSSRNFMNYKEMLKTINPPCVPFLGFYLTALVFIEDGNKAFIKPGAPTKGNSMPPSMSNGSLSAYASSSQQSNPAQEETVIPTKPLINFFKRSLSAEILRDIQQYQSMPYRLARSRLIQDWMQKEFDIVHNDTRDYYELSVEVEPREKEEERITRMLHDSFI is encoded by the exons ATGGCTGACCAAGAAAACGTCGAACCGGAATCATTTTTTCTCGTGCGGGCCAAGTTCGACTTTACAGCCACAGATGGCAGTGCGCTGTCCTTTAATGAAGGCGACATCATTCTTGTCTTTTCAAGATTGGAAAGTGGGTGGTGGGATGGCATGttggatggaagaaggggttgGTTCCCTAGCAATTACGTGGAAGAGGTCAACGAGAACGAAGTGACTGTCACAAAAGGAGATCATGCACAGGAACCGGGATCGGAAGACAATATGCTCAACGTGGACGATGTTTTGAAGGGCGATTGGGGAGGGGACTGGGGCGGTGTGGGCTTGGATCAGCTTGCAAGGGAAATGATGGAAGGAAACGAGGAGCCAGACGATGGACTAGGTTTCATGGTGGAAGcgcaaaggagaaaggcTCAGCTTAGTAACGACATGACGGACGAGTTCGGCTTGACTACGAAGACAGCGACGAAAGCCGATCTGCAACATGATACGCTCAAGGCTCACCGCATGTCCTTCCCTGAAGTACCAAAGGACGCAGAAGAGGGTGGGGACGCTTGGATTCCTTCTATCACTCCTGACGGCCAG GTGTATTACCACAATACCCTGACGGGAGAAGACTCATGGCAACTTCCATCGGACACGCCCTTTGACCCTTCCGATCCTTATTCTCGGTCAGACGACCAGTTTTTTTCATCCATAACCTCTTCGACTCCCCGTACCCTTGgcgacaacaacaacttcCTTGCTCCCTCTCGAACACATAGCGACATACCGTATCCGTGGATCATAAAGCTTAGCGACGATGGTCGAGAATGGTTTTATCATAACCGTTTAACTGGCCAGACTCAGCGAGAGAGGCCAGCAGGTGGCGATGCTGAGAGCATGGTAGACATCGGTTTGGGTATGACTCGCCTGTCGATCAGCTCTCGACCACCAACCATCAGACAGTCTATTCTCCTTCGACGAAAAGCGATTGAAGAATTGGAATCCAAAATGGCCGATTCTTTGCGCCTTCTCACAACTCCTACTCCTCTACCTACAATGGGTCTCCTCCTTGAAATTGTCAATGAAGCTCTTCGTGAGATTCTCGAAGCTATCGTGGCGGGCTCTgcagctgaagaagagatgtcCCGTGCAGCTGATCTCAGTAGCGAATCTGGCATGGCGGCCGCTTTACTTCGTGAAGAAGGTGCTATTGAAGCCCTTCAAGCGGCTTACCACGCCACTCTTGCTTCAATTCGTGACCTCCTTCAGTCATTTGGGTATATTGGCCCTGGAGAATCTATGGAAGATCTCCCTCGACCTAGATGGGTAGGCGATATGACCCTCATCGGCTCAATCGGTGTTCTCTCCTCAGTTATTCACGCCGCGGTCAATTCCAAGCGCCCATCGGGCACGGGCCTCTCGATCTGGTCCGAAGTTCTCCGAAGCGCTACCAAACTCAAAGACGTAGTCAACAATTTCCCTTCACTCTACTTTACTGGTGATACCTATATTTCGACCGACCAacgagaagagaaggtgggAAAGCGTGTTATTGGTTGGCTTGGCTATGACTCTCTTACTCTGGGTGAACCCATGGGTGGTAAATGGGGATTCGGCAAAACCGGCCAGAACTACAAAATGCTTGATCAATCGATGGTTGTGGAATGTCAGCGTGTGCAAGAGGAGTATGACGATACGCTCAGAGCCCTTGAAACCTCGCCTGATTTGACTGAGGGTGTGGTAGAGGTCTTGCGTGTAGCAAACAAATTTACGAAAGTTGTTACGGGAATCGACATTGCGAGTAAAGTCGATCTGGATGGAAATATGGGGAACATCTCTGTGGCGGGGTCGAGGACAAGGGAAAATGATTTGCAAGAGTATGCGCAACTGGTAGAACAGGCGAAGCTCAATCTGGCAGACCTTGACATTACATTTCAGTCGATCAACGAGATTTCAATCTCTATTTTGAATGCTCTCTCAACTGGACGAAACCCCTCTGATGATCTTGATCAATTAACAGTCCGACTAAACACCGCATTCCGAAGCCTTTCTACCCTCCTTATTATATCGCGGGAACAGCAATCTGCCAATGAGCAAGGACTCATACATGGCCAGATTGGTGTGCATTCACCTAAATTTAACCCTCCCAAACAACCCAGCACTTCTTCTCAGACTCACACCCGTTCAGGTTCCATCACGTCTACCGCCTCTCGCGCCTCGCTCTTATCAGACTTAGTTAGGAGAAAGGTCAAGGGTCTGGCAGAAGACTTTACCAATGCCGAAGACGCTTCTGAAGCACGGGACCGACCAGGGGAGATGTTTTCTCCCTCTGCTTCCGCCTCCCAATCTCAAACGTCGTTACATAACGTTCGCCGAGCAAGCGCATCAAACAGCAGCACATCGCTCACGTATCAGCCCGCCGACAGCGACGGTGCACAATCTCAGAAAGCAAATAACCGGagctctcttctcaaagCCTTTAGACGACACCGCCCAGGCTCAGATACCTACGATAACCAAGGCGGGTCCTCTCGCAAGGGTACATCTAAGAAGCTCGCAAAGTTACTAGGTGAAGATATGTCACAGATATCTGTGGTTAGTGTGCCCCCACCgcatcctcatccccatccGCATCACattcaacaacaacaaatgcACCGCCCGCCGCCTGCTCAGCCAGAGACACCGTGGTACATGATGGATGATTACGTGGCAGGCGAGATTATATTTGATGAGAAAGGAGCAGTCAAAGCCGGTACTCTTAGAGCTTTAATTGTGCGATTGACATCGCATACTATTGCCG ATacgcccttcttccaagctTTTCTTTTGACCTTCCGGTCGTTCACGAATCCTGCTGAGCTTTTCAATCATCTCCAAGACCGGTATTACCTTCCTCCGCCCCCGGAACTCAACCGAGAACAGTATGAAGAGTGGCGTaataagaagaagtggtATATTCAGCTAAGAGTGGTGAACGCGTTGAGGCAATGGCTGGAGAAGCATTTTATTAGAGCGACGGATGATGCCGTGCTGAGCAAGGTGGAAGAATTGGCGTTGAGGATGcctgaggaggatgggaaggcgGAGCTGATGTCGAAGCAATTGTTACAACTGGTTGCGAAACGC CGTCAGAGTGAACCTGAACAAATAAATTCCGGGACATCCggttctctcctctccccaccCGCTTCTCTGCTGCCGCGCGTCTCTGGCCGTGCCCTTCGATTGACTGACATCGCCCCTCTTGAGCTTGCACGACAATTGACCATCCTTGAATTCACGCTATATCAAAGAATCAAGCCTACTGAATGCTTACAAAAGATCTATGCGGACGAAGTACAAGGTCAATTGTTGGCGCCGAATGTGCGAAAGGTGATTCTCACGGCGAACATTCTGGCTGGCTGGATTGCGCTAGTTATTTTGCAACATAAGGATGCAAAGTTAAGAGCACAGGTGTATAAGCATTGGCTTCAGACCGCAGTT GAATGTCGAAACTTGAATAACTTTTCGTCTGTCGCTGCTATCATTGCCGGCCTCAATTCCTCTCCCGTATCTCGACTACGTAGGACCAGGGAACTCCTGAGCGCCAAAACTCTCGCTATTAAAGAGGACCTTGATAAAGCGATGGATTCTTCGAGAAATTTCATGAACTACAAGGAAATGCTCAAAACTATCAATCCCCCTTGTGTGCCTTTCCTAG GGTTCTATCTCACGGCTTTGGTGTTTATTGAGGATGGTAATAAGGCTTTCATCAAACCCGGCGCACCCACGAAGGGCAACTCTATGCCACCCTCAATGTCGAATGGCTCTTTATCCGCCTatgcttcctcttcccaacAGTCCAATCCTGCGCAAGAAGAGACTGTCATTCCCACCAAGCCGCTGATAAACTTCTTCAAACGCTCGTTATCCGCCGAAATCCTTCGAGATATTCAGCAATACCAATCGATGCCCTACAGGCTTGCAAGAAGCAGACTCATCCAAGATTGGATGCAAAAGGAGTTTGATATAGTGCATAACGATACAAGGGACTATTACGAATTGAGTGTGGAGGTTGAGccaagagagaaggaagaggagagaattACGAGAATGTTACATGATTCT TTCATATAA
- a CDS encoding hypothetical protein (Similar to gi|40746546|gb|EAA65702.1| hypothetical protein AN0296.2 [Aspergillus nidulans FGSC A4], FASTA scores: opt: 318, E(): 1.4e-08, (31.225% identity (60.079% similar) in 253 aa overlap (86-322:33-267))) — protein sequence MPIGPTLPPHLARLAAASSRSPSASPPPGPSVPAGPALPVDKDEEDDYVPALPPHLLAARQARASSSGVEKKAAGPSIGPSVGPSIGPGLPIAEPARPSSVSGPSFLGDDDSDDEVIGPVPVPTAGEEEDEAQAAVREFLEREERRRKQAEEKDKPKALQREEWMLVPPTSGVLSNVDPLKKRATTFSRSTAQQETDSSVWTETPAEKAQRIADEVAGVKRKKDKAGDRILTFEEEEEDRRKRRRDMEIKQELHKYNRGPSLLNQHTEKVAKKKKNGDDDDAPAIWDHDRDMGITGRLLTDQERSRKIKEARGLGDRFGHGKGGAYQI from the exons ATGCCTATCGGTCCTACCCTTCCGCCGCACCTGGCTCgccttgctgctgcctCCTCCCGATCTCCCTCGgcatctccaccaccgGGACCTTCAGTCCCTGCAGGCCCTGCGTTACCTGTAGataaagatgaagaggacgacTATGTTCCTGCTTTACCTCCTCACTTGTTAGCAGCACGACAAGCAAGAGCCTCTTCAAGTGGTgtagagaagaaggcggccGGCCCCAGTATAGGCCCATCCGTCGGTCCGTCCATCGGCCCTGGCCTTCCTATTGCGGAACCTGCTCGACCCTCCTCCGTTAGTGGTCCATCATTTCTAGGAGATGATGActctgatgatgaagtaATTGGTCCTGTTCCTGTTCCCACCgcaggcgaagaagaagatgaagcgcAAGCAGCGGTGAGAGAATTTTTGGAGcgagaggaaaggagaaggaagcaagcggaagaaaaggataaaCCAAAGGCCcttcaaagagaagagtggatgTTGGTCCCCCCTACTAGCGGCGTTTTATCCAATG TCGACCCTCTGAAGAAACGAGCAACCACATTCTCCCGATCTACCGCACAGCAAGAAACAGATAGTTCCGTTTGGACAGAAACTCCTGCGGAGAAGGCTCAACGCATTGCCGATGAAGTCGCTGGAGtgaagcggaagaaggacaaggctGGCGATAGGATTTTGAcgtttgaagaagaggaggaagatcgaagaaaaagaaggagagatatGGAAATCAAGCAAGAACTTCATAAATATAAC CGCGGTCCTTCATTGCTAAACCAGCATACAGAAAAGGTAgctaagaagaagaaaaacggcgacgacgacgatgcGCCTGCTATCTGGGATCATGACAGAGATATGGGTATCACTGGCAGATTATTAACTGATCAAGAGAGAAGCAGGAAAATAAAAGAAGCTCGGGGTTTAGGTGACAGATTCGGACATGGGAAGGGCGGTGCTTATCAAATCTAG